AATTTCTTCTTCCATTTAAATTAGCTTTTATTGCCTCAGTTAGTTTTATATTAAACTTTAACCATTGACCCCTATCAGGAATTATTTGTGCAGTGCATTTACTCCGAATTTCATCCACTTCCTCTTTTTCAAAATAAACACCAGGTGCCCTATGAAATTGAGAAACAATCACCCTTTCCACTCCATTTATTATAAAATCCCCCCTTTCAGTCATTAGCGGAAAATCTACAAGAAAAACATCTTGTTCAATAGACTGCTTAACCTCCCTATGAGGCTCAAACCCTTCTATTTCTTCCTCAAATTCAATCCTTTCAGGCTCTTCATATTCAATCAGCCTAAATCTGCCATAAAGAGGCGCCGAATAAGTAAGTTCTTTCTCCTTCGCCTGTTCTGGAGTATATTTTGGTTCTCCAAGATAGTAGTATAAATATTCCAATTTATATCTACCTTGGATATCTTCCACAGGGAAAACTTCCCTGAACACCCCCTCTAGACCCAAAGGTGGTCTATTCTGAGGTGTATGGTTATATCTTTGTAAAATAAAATTTTCAAAAGATTCTATCTGGACAGCCAAAAAATCAGGAGGAGAGAAATTCAGTTCTTCCAAATCAATAAGACTCCTCCCATTATGGAAAAATTTCCTTTTTGGAGTCAACTAGTTACCTCCTTTTTTAAACTTATCTAAAGAGTCTCTATTATTTATTCTCAAAAGCCTTTACTTAATCTCTACTTCGCCACCGGCTTTTTCAATAGTAGCTTTAATATTTTCCGCTACTTCCTTAGAGACTCCTTCCTTCAAAACTGAGGGAACCGATTCTACAAGTTCTTTTGCCTCTTTAAGTCCTAACGAAAGCAAAGACCTTACTTCTTTAATAACAGCAAGTTTACTGTTTCCAAAAGATTTCAGAATAACATTGTATTCAGCCTTTTCTTCCTTAGCCGGAGCTCCAGGCGCTTGTTCAGCAACACTCACAGCTTGAACTACTGGAGCAGCCACAGCAGAAACACCAAATTTTT
This window of the candidate division WOR-3 bacterium genome carries:
- the rplL gene encoding 50S ribosomal protein L7/L12; its protein translation is MSEGTKLSKNAEKVIELIEGMTILELNALVEAMEEKFGVSAVAAPVVQAVSVAEQAPGAPAKEEKAEYNVILKSFGNSKLAVIKEVRSLLSLGLKEAKELVESVPSVLKEGVSKEVAENIKATIEKAGGEVEIK